The following are from one region of the Fusarium keratoplasticum isolate Fu6.1 chromosome 4, whole genome shotgun sequence genome:
- a CDS encoding Zn(2)-C6 fungal-type domain-containing protein, with the protein MVGVPGKYKGCETCRRRRVKCSNERPYCQKCISSGRQCEGYERERVFITGTLENKGRVASHPKKGSSSKKTKASAGESSSRLNLTPLPPLASAWDDHTLVSNQGVEYSVLISALHTGPPTVLRDSSGQYDSAGFHIMFPPYTPLELQQSLSQRDFHVRAQCLARLPGVDEPDDSAESYCIFFFEHDSPHAFSESGPHQMWNMGPAYFSHFPNHHYFVRVYRPLATGFALLNRQDTFVSAPDWKTIPWQGHPKCSLDQLLDLILFMPTIFEQTDQVVPLEATLSRRYRAQQLLQDCLSLEGHFSAWLQFAVRPTEGYPAPYWEEELTSPGGFIPFSNSYSFRDGNTGLTFLYYWMAQILLHQCIESLHRAICQPVIDAYPNMWPDLPPDLQIDISRYQHGRVFAADICRGLDSVLDNTVQPDMLITPMTVAMDLYREINATSQDGLMEIMWLDNFRSRLVEKGQHVAGVLQRQRWAEVASF; encoded by the exons ATGGTGGGTGTTCCAGGCAAGTATAAGGGCTGCGAGACTTGCCGAAGGAGGAGAGTTAAG TGCAGTAATGAGAGGCCATACTGCCAAAAATGTATATCGAGCGGCAGGCAATGTGAAGGGTACGAGAGAGAACGTGTCTTCATCACCGGAACACTCGAGAACAAGGGTAGGGTCGCCTCGCACCCCAAAAAGGGATCTTCGTCCAAAAAAACGAAGGCCTCGGCAGGCGAGAGTTCCTCCAGGCTCAATCTGACaccgcttcctcctctcgctTCGGCCTGGGATGACCACACACTTGTGTCGAACCAAGGCGTCGAGTATTCGGTCCTTATCTCCGCATTACACACTGGGCCTCCAACCGTCTTACGGGACAGTTCAGGTCAATATGACTCTGCAGGATTCCACATCATGTTTCCCCCATACACCCCTTTGGAGCTGCAGCAGTCCCTGAGTCAAAGAGACTTTCATGTTAGAGCGCAATGCCTGGCGCGTCTGCCTGGCGTCGACGAACCAGATGACTCGGCAGAGAGCTATtgcatcttcttctttgag CACGACTCACCACACGCATTTAGCGAGTCTGGACCACATCAGATGTGGAATATGGGTCCAGCTTACTTCAGTCATTTCCCCAACCACCACTACTTTGTTCGAGTGTATCGACCCTTGGCT ACTGGTTTCGCTCTCTTGAATCGGCAAGACACATTTGTGTCGGCTCCAGACTGGAAAACCATCCCGTGGCAGGGGCATCCGAAATGTTCTTTGGACCAACTGTTGGACCTCATTCTCTTCATGCCCACGATATTTGAACAGACGGACCAGGTTGTGCCATTAGAGGCTACCCTCAGTCGACGTTATCGCGCTCAGCAACTTCTTCAGGACTGTCTCTCACTTGAGGGACACTTCAGTGCTTGGCTCCAGTTTGCCGTCCGACCCACTGAAGGATATCCTGCGCCCTACTGGGAAGAGGAGTTGACGAGCCCCGGTGGCTTTATTCCATTTTCCAACTCCTATTCCTTCAGGGATGGAAACACGGGCCTGACTTTCCTGTACTATTGGATGGCACAGATCCTGCTTCACCAATGTATTGAGAGCCTGCATAGAGCCATCTGTCAGCCCGTCATCGACGCGTACCCCAACATGTGGCCCGACTTGCCACCTGACCTTCAAATCGACATATCGCGGTACCAGCATGGCCGTGTGTTTGCTGCCGATATTTGCCGTGGGCTTGACTCGGTACTCGACAACACGGTGCAGCCGGATATGCTAATAACACCAATGACGGTAGCAATGGATTTGTACAGAGAAATCAATGCAACCTCGCAGGACGGCCTGATGGAGATAATGTGGCTGGACAACTTTCGCTCGAGGCTGGTGGAAAAGGGACAGCATGTTGCTGGTGTCCTGCAGAGACAAAGATGGGCCGAAGTTGCGAGCTTTTGA
- a CDS encoding Proteasome subunit alpha type: MASGYDRALSVFSPDGHVFQVEYAGEAVKRGTCAVGVKGTDVVVLGCEKRSAMKLQDTRITPSKIQLLDNHVALAFAGLNADARILVDKARLEAQSHRLSVEDPVTIDYITKYVAGVQQRYTQAGGVRPFGISTLIVGFDNGSKVPRLYQTEPSGIYSAWKANAIGRSSKTVREFLERNYKEDMDREATIRLAIKSLLEVVQTGAKNIEIALMAPGAAIETLPTAEIEGYVKEIEQEKQEEAAKKKTGRTPGTGSAAILTRSQDDSAAE, encoded by the exons ATGGCCTCCGGATACGACAGAGCTCTGTCGG TTTTCAG TCCCGATGGACACGTCTTCCAGGTCGAGTatgctggagaagctgtGAAGCGAG GAACCTGCGCAGTTGGTGTCAAGGGTACTGATGTTGTGGTGCTGGGATGTGAGAAGCGATCGGCCATGAAGCTGCAAGATACTCGGATCACGCCCTCCAAGATCCAACTCCTCGACAACCACGTCGCCCTGGCATTCGCTGGCCTCAACGCAGACGCCCGAatcctcgtcgacaaggCGCGATTAGAGGCGCAGTCCCACCGTCTCTCAGTTGAAGACCCCGTCACCATTGACTACATTACCAAATACGTCGCCGGTGTGCAGCAACGGTACACCCAGGCTGGTGGTGTGCGACCATTCGGCATCAGCACCTTGATCGTTGGATTTGATAATGGCAGCAAGGTCCCCCGGCTCTACCAGACCGAACCCTCTGGTATCTATTCCGCATG GAAGGCGAACGCTATCGGCCGTTCCAGCAAGACTGTGCGCGAGTTCCTCGAGCGAAACTACAAGGAGGATATGGACCGGGAGGCTACCATTCGACTGGCCATTAAATCCTTGCTCGAGGTCGTCCAGACCGGAGCCAAGAACATCGAGATTGCCTTGATGGCACCTGGCGCTGCCATCGAGACGCTGCCCACGGCTGAGATTGAGGGTTACGtgaaggagattgagcaggagaagcaggaggaggctgccaagaagaagacgggcaGGACCCCAGGCACTGGAAGTGCGGCTATCCTGACCAGATCTCAGGATGATTCTGCTGCGGAATAG
- a CDS encoding CHY-type domain-containing protein → MCKHILNAQVAVRSPCCKKWFDCVECHTEQESHPLMQTFEMTFACKKCKKCFRKDATEFEEADEYCPHCDNHFIIDAKTPKAALSIESDDVRMNSKMLKDDRKRQGGLRSIFDPNEDADKLG, encoded by the exons ATGTG CAAGCATATTCTCAACGCCCAAGTCGCCGTCCGATCGCCTTGCT GCAAGAAATGGTTTGACTGCGTCGAGTGCCACACCGAGCAGGAATCCCACCCTCTCATGCAGACCTTCGAGATGACCTTTGCCTGCAAAAAGTGCAAGAAGTGCTTCCGAAAGGACGCCACCGAGTtcgaggaggccgacgaATACTGCCCCCACTGCGATAACcacttcatcatcgacgccaAGACCCCCAAGGCTGCCCTGTCCATCGAGAGCGACGATGTCCGAATGAACAGCAAGATGCTCAAGGACGACAGGAAGAGGCAGGGAGGTTTGAGATCCATCTTCGACCCGAACGAGGATGCTGACAAGTTGGGATGA
- a CDS encoding DNA helicase, whose amino-acid sequence MPPKRKAGGAVQGGAKVGRSSRLSTPGAATPRTIDSNDENLMEEDDAPIDEALERDLNKNIDIFSLDRYQKRHAIRDPLPHIFGDRDFSYLVLKKDHQNRPLWIDPQKGRIILESFNPLAEQAQDFLITIAEPLSRPTFMHEYALTTHSLYAAVSVGLSPEDIINTLDRFLKTPLPDEIRNFITSCTQSYGKVKLVLKNTKYYVESPDPNMLQTLLKNPKIGPLRVQGTEEITTTVAPKIGGLVIPGTQNAAGVKQANGLGQSGEQKQDDAPAKEGDVFADLNEEDDEDQEVTHSFEIADKDVETVQKECLNLGYPVLEEYDFRRDEVNANLDIDLKPGTQIRPYQEKSLSKMFGNGRAKSGLIVLPCGAGKTLVGITAACTIKKGVIVLCTSSMSVVQWRNEFLKWSNINPDDIVAFTSDSKNNVFTGSTGIIVTTYAMVTQSRARSYDAEKMMRFLTGREWGLMLLDEVHVVPANIFRKVTSSIKTHSKLGLTATLLREDDKISDLNFLIGPKLFEANWMELSKQGHIARVQCAEVWCPMPTEFYDQYLKAPSRKKGLLYIMNPRKFQACQYLINYHESRGDKIIVFSDNVYALKAYALKLQKAFIYGGTGQAERLQVLENFQHNPNVNTLFLSKIGDTSLDLPEATCLIQISSHYGSRRQEAQRLGRILRAKRRNDEGFNAFFYSLVSKDTQEMYFSSKRQAFLVDQGYAFKVITQLANIEKTPGLAFADVSERRELLQKVLVENESMEEDDPNDDLFHQGTMGRKKKKKGARRTAGTLGELSGGQDMAYIEQNKKMQTVKRNKKDSNAFFKKIGRENARRAAAQ is encoded by the coding sequence ATGCCTCCGAAGAGAAAAGCGGGCGGCGCCGTTCAGGGCGGGGCAAAGGTTGGCAGGTCCTCGCGGTTGTCGACACCAGGAGCCGCGACGCCTCGAACCATCGATAGCAATGATGAGAAtctgatggaggaggatgacgccCCGATCGACGAGGCCCTGGAGCGGGATTTGAATAAGAACATAGACATTTTCTCCCTGGATCGCTACCAGAAGAGACATGCGATTCGGGATCCGCTCCCGCATATTTTTGGCGATCGTGACTTTTCCTACCTGGTTCTCAAAAAGGACCATCAGAACCGCCCTCTCTGGATCGATCCTCAGAAGGGACGCATTATCCTAGAGAGTTTCAACCCTCTTGCCGAGCAGGCCCAGGActtcctcatcaccatcgccgagcCGCTGTCCCGGCCGACCTTTATGCACGAGTACGCCTTGACGACCCATAGTCTGTACGCCGCTGTCTCCGTCGGCTTGTCGCCAGAAGATATCATCAACACGCTGGATCGATTCCTCAAGACTCCACTGCCAGACGAGATTCGAAACTTCATCACCAGCTGTACTCAGAGTtacggcaaggtcaagctggtTCTGAAGAACACGAAGTACTATGTCGAAAGTCCCGATCCCAATATGCTCCAGACTctcctcaagaaccccaAGATTGGCCCTCTGCGTGTTCAGGGAACGGAAGAAATCACCACCACTGTTGCGCCCAAGATCGGTGGTCTCGTTATCCCCGGAACACAGAATGCTGCCGGAGTGAAGCAGGCTAATGGCCTCGGTCAGTCCGGCGAGCAAAAACAAGACGATGCGCCGGCCAAGGAGGGAGACGTCTTTGCCGACCTcaacgaggaagatgatgaagatcaGGAGGTGACACACTCGTTTGAAATCGCCGACAAGGACGTGGAGACTGTGCAGAAGGAATGCCTGAACCTGGGATATCCAGTTCTGGAGGAGTACGATTTCCGACGCGACGAGGTCAACGCCAATTTGGATATCGATCTCAAGCCCGGCACGCAGATTCGACCGTACCAGGAGAAGAGTCTAAGCAAGATGTTCGGAAATGGACGAGCGAAGAGCGGACTCATTGTTTTGCCTTGTGGCGCTGGCAAGACACTTGTGGGCATTACGGCTGCTTGCACGATCAAGAAGGGTGTCATTGTCCTCTGCACGAGTTCCATGTCGGTCGTGCAATGGCGAAATGAATTCCTCAAGTGGTCTAACATCAACCCTGACGATATTGTCGCCTTCACTTCGGATTCCAAGAACAACGTCTTCACTGGAAGCACCGGTATCATTGTCACAACCTACGCCATGGTTACGCAGTCGCGAGCGAGATCTTATGATGCtgagaagatgatgaggttCCTGACGGGTCGGGAATGGGGTCTGATGCTGTTGGACGAGGTGCACGTCGTCCCCGCCAACATTTTCAGAAAGGTCACGTCGTCGATCAAGACGCATTCGAAGCTGGGTCTCACGGCCACGCTCCTGCGAGAAGATGACAAGATTTCGGATCTGAACTTTTTGATCGGACCTAAGCTCTTCGAGGCCAACTGGATGGAACTGTCCAAGCAGGGCCACATCGCGAGAGTCCAGTGTGCCGAAGTGTGGTGCCCGATGCCTACCGAGTTTTACGACCAATATCTCAAGGCACCAAGCAGGAAGAAGGGCCTTCTCTATATCATGAACCCGCGCAAGTTCCAGGCCTGCCAATACCTCATCAACTACCACGAATCGCGAGGAGACAAAATCATTGTCTTCTCAGACAATGTGTATGCCCTCAAGGCGTACGCTCTCAAGCTACAAAAGGCGTTCATCTACGGTGGTACCGGCCAGGCAGAGCGTCTGCAAGTGTTGGAGAACTTTCAGCACAACCCCAACGTCAATACGCTATTCCTGTCCAAGATTGGTGATACCTCTCTCGACTTGCCCGAGGCAACCTGTCTGATCCAGATTTCCTCACATTACGGTTCACGTCGTCAGGAAGCGCAGCGACTGGGTCGAATTCTACGAGCCAAGCGAAGAAATGATGAGGGCTTCAATGCCTTTTTCTACTCGCTTGTGTCAAAGGATACACAGGAGATGTACTTCTCATCCAAGCGACAGGCTTTCCTTGTTGATCAAGGATATGCGTTCAAGGTGATTACGCAGCTGGCCAATATTGAAAAGACTCCTGGCCTCGCGTTCGCAGACGTGTCAGAACGTCGTGAACTCTTACAAAAGGTGCTCGTTGAGAACGAGAGCATGGAAGAGGACGATCCCAACGACGATCTCTTCCATCAGGGTACCATGGgacgcaagaagaagaagaagggtgcCCGACGAACAGCCGGAACCCTCGGGGAGCTCAGTGGTGGCCAGGACATGGCATACATTGAGCAGAACAAGAAGATGCAGACAGTCAAGCGGAACAAGAAGGACAGCaatgccttcttcaagaagattGGACGAGAGAATGCCAGACGCGCCGCGGCGCAATAA
- a CDS encoding Potassium transport protein, with protein MLDGARASFWAQLKAVKLPFVSKKPHFNFISVHYTWIIGATLIASIAIYAAGRGATEYVDALMFASGANTQAGLNPIDVNLLNTFQQVVVYVFTITSNPITLHTSVVFLRLYWFEKRFQGWVTDARQRRTTISKSKSRARSEVRQAEEGVNGRHITVVPHQGRPPRITNDGILLDGDAMIQSQAIEDDDDDDHMPPKPPPASSDESDTATVSAGRSNSMELSPLEKPDQAFEEDRDKRMEGPGQPQNAPTGITFAETVKRSDGIDDELTKFPRRTHAEHIAILERQRNQDNEVLRIPGPRETERGMGPRRLDDGDAQDGDDDTIAMTHTRDSRQDQATIDSRLPRDRRPTIVIAEPERPIREELADDAKAVGGTLDSLRFRKPRIFNRGQKQVHEDHESGGPVRAFRTRTLDTIKSAWSNDHTKDMPYLSYTPTMGRNSNFVGLTLEQREELGGIEYRSLRTLALILLCYFWGFQLIAVTFLLPFILHNDHYGKIVEDDAISRTWWGIWTANSAFNDLGLTLTPDSMNSFNTSEYTMMIMWFFIIIGNTGFPVMLRFIIWVLAQIVPKGTGLWEELRFLLDHPRRCFTLLFPSSANWWLFWILVALNAIDLLFFVILDLNSGPVAQLPVHTRIADGLFQAAATRTAGFSCFSMSDLHPAMPVLYMIMMYISIFPIAISIRRTNVYEEKSLGVYGNKRDEDEETDSPSALNYVGTHLRRQLSFDLWYVFVGFFLLAITEGTSLKEKKFNSFDILFEVVSAYGTVGLSIGVPNVNASLCSQFTVVGKLIIIAMQIRGRHRGLPYGLDRAVLLPSESRFQKEAEENQPILIRTRTNASIGTASGVEPQAGLAASGRRGSFGRIKERANSRIISQFLFPGPVISSDEIHGHRRTTSNTSQNAARVFPRANTEPVYDEEKDQVPPLRTIESHHHHHPQPRRADTTPML; from the exons ATGCTAGACGGGGCGCGCGCCTCTTTTTGGGCGCAGCTCAAAGCTGTCAAGCTTCCGTTTGTTTCCAAGAAGCCGCATTTCAATTTCATTTCTGTCCACT ATACGTGGATTATTGGTGCAACCTTGATCGCTTCCATTGCCATCTACGCTGCAGGCCGCGGCGCCACCGAATATGTCGACGCCCTCATGTTCGCCAGCGGTGCCAATACCCAGGCCGGTCTCAATCCTATCGATGTTAACCTCTTGAACACCTTCCAACAGGTGGTCGTCTACGTCTTCACCATCACATCCAATCCGATCACGCTCCATACCTCGGTCGTATTTCTGCGTCTCTATTGGTTTGAAAAGAGATTCCAAGGCTGGGTCACGGATGCCAGGCAACGTCgcaccaccatctccaaatCAAAGTCTCGCGCGCGTAGCGAGGTCCGTcaggccgaggagggagTCAATGGCCGGCATATCACTGTCGTGCCTCACCAGGGCCGACCACCGCGCATTACCAATGACGGAATCTTACTCGACGGGGACGCGATGATCCAGTCCCAGGCTattgaggacgatgacgacgatgaccaCATGCCGCCTaaaccaccaccagccagTAGCGACGAGAGCGATACGGCAACCGTCTCAGCCGGGCGGTCCAATAGCATGGAGCTGAGCCCTCTGGAGAAGCCCGATCAGGCATTCGAGGAGGACAGGGATAAACGCATGGAGGGGCCGGGCCAGCCGCAGAATGCGCCCACGGGAATCACATTCGCTGAGACAGTCAAGAGGAgcgacggcatcgacgacGAGCTTACCAAATTTCCTCGGAGGACCCATGCCGAGCACATTGCCATCCTGGAGCGCCAAAGAAACCAGGACAATGAAGTTTTGCGAATTCCCGGTCCGCGTGAGACCGAGAGGGGCATGGGACCGCGACGACTTGATGACGGTGATGCACAAGACGGAGACGACGATACCATTGCCATGACACACACGAGGGACTCACGGCAAGATCAAGCAACCATCGACTCGAGGCTCCCGCGCGACCGCAGACCAACCATTGTCATTGCTGAGCCTGAACGTCCCATCAGGGAGGAGTTGGCCGACGATGCTAAGGCTGTTGGTGGCACTCTTGATTCTCTCAGGTTCCGCAAGCCTAGGATTTTCAACCGCGGCCAAAAGCAGGTCCATGAAGACCATGAGAGCGGCGGACCTGTGCGCGCTTTTCGGACTCGTACATTGGATACCATCAAGTCAGCCTGGTCCAACGATCACACCAAGGACATGCCGTACCTGAGTTATACGCCGACTATGGGTCGCAACTCCAACTTTGTGGGTTTAACTCTTGAACAACGAGAGGAATTGGGTGGAATTGAGTATCGGTCTTTGAGGACCCTAGCTCTGATCTTGCTTTGCTACTTCTGGGGATTTCAGCTTATTGCTGTAACCTTTCTGCTCCCCTTTATTCTTCACAACGACCACTACGGCAAAATCGTCGAAGACGATGCCATCTCAAGGACCTGGTGGGGTATCTGGACCGCCAACTCGGCCTTCAACGATCTTGGTCTTACCTTGACCCCAGACAGCATGAACTCGTTCAACACCTCAGAGTACACCATGATGATTATGTggttcttcatcatcattggCAATACTGGCTTCCCCGTCATGCTGCGGTTCATCATCTGGGTTCTGGCTCAGATCGTGCCCAAGGGCACAGGTCTCTGGGAGGAGCTGAGATTCCTCCTCGATCACCCTCGCCGATGCTTTACTCTGCTATTCCCCTCGAGCGCCAACTGGTGGCTTTTTTGGATTCTGGTCGCTTTGAACGCCATCGACCTGTTGTTCTTTGTCATCTTGGAT CTCAATTCTGGCCCCGTCGCCCAATTACCAGTACATACACGCATCGCCGACGGTCTCTTCCAAGCCGCAGCTACTCGAACTGCTGGCTTCTCTTGCTTCAGCATGTCGGACCTTCACCCAGCAATGCCAGTCTTGTACATGATCATGATGTACATTTCTATTTTCCCGATTGCTATATCTATCCGCCGAACCAACGTGTATGAGGAAAAGTCACTGGGCGTTTACGGCAACAAGCgggacgaagacgaggagacAGACTCGCCCAGTGCGCTCAACTATGTCGGTACTCACTTGCGACGTCAACTGTCATTCGATTTGTGGTATGTCTTTGTgggcttcttccttctcgccATCACGGAGGGTACCAGcctcaaggaaaagaagtTCAACTCGTTTGATATCCTCTTTGAGGTGGTCAGCGCTTACGGCACCGTCGGCCTGAGCATTGGCGTACCCAACGTGAACGCTTCACTTTGTTCCCAGTTCACCGTTGTTGGAAAGCttatcatcatcgccatgcAAATCCGTGGTCGTCACCGTGGGTTGCCATACGGTCTGGACCGTGCGGTACTGCTCCCTAGCGAATCTCGTTTCCAGAAGGAAGCCGAAGAAAACCAGCCGATTCTGATCCGGACCCGGACGAACGCCTCGATTGGAACTGCTTCCGGAGTCGAGCCCCAGGCCGGCCTTGCTGCGTCTGGCCGACGAGGCAGTTTCGGCCGCATCAAGGAGCGAGCAAATAGCCGCATCATCTCGCAGTTCCTATTCCCAGGACCTGTCATCAGCAGTGACGAGATCCATGGGCATAGACGCACTACGTCCAATACATCTCAAAACGCGGCACGAGTCTTCCCTCGAGCCAACACTGAGCCGGTTTACGACGAGGAAAAGGACCAGGTCCCTCCCTTGCGGACCATCGAgtcccatcaccaccaccatccaCAGCCTCGTCGGGCAGACACGACCCCAATGCTCTAA
- a CDS encoding VPS9 domain-containing protein — MIVYSSGQRFMASRSPSDGASARPSVPRTSTFSQVPKTPASDGDDHLQVPKRAHTFANASPSGSPDAFESGDHDDTDDGLETGRASVELDILPIELITLTDSFIDSLNAKVHPTPPSIERLSQKFQEFYSQASSNINTHINALASRQSRDVSPTPSSSSISSAASRLRSRASAINVKEKAKSEAEQQMITADELAQRKRARKALEAKRVLLEEAVERRLCEGIYDKIYQHRSTQDEAQDDKLRSKTAALALVGIGPADLGINLNEVAVASGETTGPTEEDIKEKLEPARRDLVMMSQKRYPLGKLNHLKAAHRSIVDTLAHFHPSASADEIMPMLIYTLITLPPENLHVISDVHFVQNFRWEPKLTGEAAYCLTNLEAAISFLETVDLATLRADEQLSGPAKSSSSPRSETFPPAYPQGPAAASPSDPETNKTNAAATKPTPSALKASTNLRNRRLSDLVNAPAQAFGAASDAVFSSADQSLKNISNSLGDSYKFLVGKLREHQDSPRESILVPKTLDDARKLVSTPSPDEEDTSGINTLLGPDDADPLKRPTQREDRMLNLIGGRRDRSTDSTRSGRSVSSSKKVLFSSEETKTAPQPSPGQNPAVLEQMRNLGNTFNPMARLPSISMIRGFGRNASSTPTTPAATPAAKEVTKSADGGDLGTAFPDIAAALPPKEIPKIAPPNKRFMEIQTPGELRLGEVLDLLRDYRRLAGALKDLGAFETK, encoded by the exons ATGATCGTATACAGCTCGGGTCAACGATTCATGGCTTCCCGTAGCCCCTCCGACGGAGCTTCAGCTCGACCTTCCGTCCCCCGCACTTCAACATTCTCTCAGGTCCCAAAGACCCCTGCTTCCGATGGCGACGATCATCTCCAGGTCCCCAAGAGGGCGCATACCTTTGCCAATGCGTCTCCGAGTGGATCCCCTGATGCCTTCGAGTCTGGCGACCACGATGACaccgacgatggcctcgagaCTGGCCGCGCCTCGGTCGAGCTTGACATACTCCCCATTGAGCTCATTACCTTGACCGACAG CTTCATCGATTCCTTAAATGCCAAGGTCCATCCCACTCCTCCCAGTATCGAACGACTGTCGCAGAAGTTTCAAGAGTTCTACAGCCAGGCGTCGTCAAACATTAACACACACATCAATGCCCTCGCATCCAGGCAGAGTCGCGATGTCTCCCCCacgccctcgtcgtcctccaTATCCTCAGCCGCTAGCCGATTACGATCCAGAGCTAGTGCAATCaacgtcaaggagaaggcgaAATCAGAAGCCGAGCAGCAAATGATTACCGCTGACGAACTAGCACAACGCAAGCGAGCAAGAAAGGCTCTCGAAGCCAAGAGGGTGCTATTGGAGGAGGCCGTGGAACGCCGATTGTGCGAAGGCATATATGATAAGATTTACCAACACCGGAGCACACAAGATGAGGCCCAGGACGATAAACTGCGCTCAAAGACTGCTGCTCTGGCGCTGGTTGGCATTGGTCCTGCTGATCTGGGTATCAATCTCAACGAGGTGGCGGTTGCATCTGGCGAAACGACTGGACCTACGGAAGAGGACATtaaggagaagctggagccTGCCAGGAGAGACCTGGTCATGATGAGCCAAAAGAGATACCCTCTTGGAAAGCTCAACCATCTCAAGGCTGCCCACAGAAGTATCGTTGATACCCTCGCTCACTTCCATCCCTCCGCTTCTGCCGACGAGATCATGCCCATGCTCATTTACACCCTTATCACTCTACCACCCGAGAACCTCCACGTTATTAGCGATGTACACTTTGTACAAAACTTTCGATGGGAGCCAAAGCTGACGGGCGAGGCTGCATACTGCTTGACAAATCTTGAGGCTGCAATTAGTTTTCTGGAGACCGTGGATTTGGCAACTCTCAGGGCGGATGAGCAGCTTTCCGGTCCAGCCAAGAGCAGCTCCAGCCCCAGGTCAGAGACGTTTCCACCTGCATATCCCCAAGGACCAGCAGCTGCATCCCCAAGCGACCCGGAAACGAACAAGACGAATGCTGCCGCAACAAAACCCACCCCTTCCGCACTTAAGGCATCTACTAATCTACGCAACCGCCGGCTGAGCGACCTCGTCAATGCTCCCGCGCAAGCGTTTGGCGCTGCCAGCGATGCGGTCTTTAGCTCTGCTGACCAAAGTCTGAAGAACATCTCCAACAGCTTGGGTGACAGTTACAAGTTCTTGGTTGGCAAGTTACGGGAGCACCAGGATAGCCCCAGAGAGTCCATTCTGGTACCGAAAACACTAGACGATGCTCGCAAGCTGGTCAGCACTCCATCAccggacgaggaggatacCAGTGGAATCAACACACTGCTTGGGCCTGATGATGCCGATCCCCTGAAGCGTCCGACGCAGCGAGAAGATCGGATGCTCAACTTAATTGGAGGTCGTCGTGATAGGAGCACCGATAGTACACGCAGTGGCCGCAGCGTCAGCTCTTCAAAGAAGGTCCTGTTCTCTTCCGAGGAGACCAAAACTGCTCCCCAACCAAGCCCCGGGCAAAATCCCGCTGTCCTAGAGCAGATGCGTAACCTGGGGAACACGTTCAACCCCATGGCTCGACTCCCGAGTATTAGCATGATCCGTGGGTTTGGCCGCAACGcatcctcaacgccaacTACACCGGCAGCCACACCAGCGGCTAAGGAGGTGACCAAATCTGCGGATGGTGGAGATTTGGGAACT GCGTTCCCTGACATTGCCGCAGCCCTCCCGCCAAAGGAGATCCCCAAGATTGCACCACCTAATAAACGGTTCATGGAGATACAGACTCCTGGTGAGCTCAGACTCGGCGAAGTGCTCGACCTGTTGCGAGATTATCGCCGCTTAGCCGGCGCATTGAAGGACCTTGGGGCGTTTGAGACCAAGTGA
- a CDS encoding Aldo-ket-red domain-containing protein, with protein sequence MGSQALTLIDRIALVNSTTSIPYIGFGVYKIRGPACTAAVIEALSAGYRHIDSAALYRNEQYVGSPTARKSLASDEDGVYREVVDSVDRIASEDGYVDLLLIHVPGPSHTHREKLWAAMERLRNEGRAKSIGVSNFRVRHLEEMREYAAAWPPSVNQIELHPWCQQRDVVAYCQTHGIIVEAYSPLATGTRLDDPTVQSMATKKGKTPAQILIRYALQKGWVPLPKSVQPDRIHENLDVFNFDLDQDDMAALDALDEGSKGAVFKTNVD encoded by the exons ATGGGCTCACAAGCACTCACACTCATCGACCGTATCGCCCTCGTCAACTCTACAACCTCAATCCCCTACATCGGCTTTGGCGTCTACAAAATCCGTGGCCCAGCCTGTACAGCGGCAGTCATCGAAGCCCTCTCAGCAGGGTATAGACACATCGACTCGGCTGCTCTCTACCGCAACGAGCAGTAC GTCGGGAGCCCCACCGCTAGGAAGAGTCTAGCgagtgatgaggatggagtGTATCGCGAAGTCGTAGACAGCGTGGATCGCATCGCTAGCGAGGATGGCTATGTTGACTTGCTGCTGATCCATGTACCTGGACCATCCCATACACACCGTGAGAAGCTGTGGGCTGCCATGGAGAGACTTCGAAACGAGGGAAGGGCAAAGAGCATCGGTGTGAGTAACTTTCGTGTGCGGCatctggaggagatgagagagTATGCGGCAGCTTGGCCCCCCAGCGTGAATCAGATCGAG CTTCATCCTTGGTGCCAGCAGCGAGATGTGGTAGCTTACTGCCAAACCCATGGCATTATAGTCGAGGCCTATAGCCCACTGGCAACGGGCACCCGGCTAGATGACCCGACGGTCCAGAGCATGGCGACCAAGAAGGGAAAAACGCCTGCTCAGATTCTTATCCGATACGCGCTACAGAAGGGTTGGGTTCCATTACCAAAGAGCGTGCAACCAGACCGCATCCACGAGAATCTCGACGTCTTCAACTTTGACCTCGACCAGGACGATATGGCGGCGCTAGATGCATTAGATGAGGGGTCAAAGGGAGCTGTATTCAAGACGAATGTGGACTGA